A region of the Cannabis sativa cultivar Pink pepper isolate KNU-18-1 chromosome 3, ASM2916894v1, whole genome shotgun sequence genome:
agtataaatgccaaaatagaAGGCATATACATAGGTAGCAAGTAAGCTACGAAACTGGAAAAGTAGCCAACCATGGAAGTAGATTACGGGTGTTTGTGGTGCGGGCAGTGTAGATTGTGATATATTATTCAAAACAATTGCATATaagtttttgtaatttttcaaaccgcaaccgcaccgcGAGATCTTAACACtacaaaaatcaaaatcaaaaatgCAGTGCGGTTTGAACAATTtacactattattattattatcaatcattataataaaaattcaaaatcaatttaattaaattttaacaatacaaagaaaaaaaaatagaaatttttaaacatcactacatatatatactcatcttcAAGACATTATATCATATTGTCTCGaaaaaattatgtaatatattacatatatttgcacatatatttcaaaaaacaaaaattatattgtaaaaattagtaactttataatatatagtGTGGAGCAGTTTTAACTGCAAACCGTACCGCGTGGTTTGGCAAAAATGCAAACCACAACCGCACCACATAGGATTTCAAACTGCATTTTTTATGCGGTGTGGTGCGGTACAGGTGGTTTGTGGGGTGTAGgcagtttgatgaacacccctagtagATATGGCATTTTACTAATTTACATAAATCGAAGGAACCAAATTATAATCAAGAAGAATCTAATGTGTGAAGTTATGAACATACCGCCTGTCCTTGATAAactttctctattgcctcactGGCAGCACTAGCCTTCAAAATAGCATCTCCTGAAGCACTGGATTCAACATCATATCCTGATGCTCGCCATCTTGGCAAGCCGCCATCTAAAACCCAAATTCTATCATGGCCAAAAACTCGGAACATCCTGTTAATGTCAATCAAAAGCAAATTTGTTAATCTATCCAACTGAGCTAGAAAAAAGGAAAGATTTTGAAGGATTTCAACTTCTAAGTTAAATGTTAATCCAATCCAACAACTCACCACCAAACCCGAGCTGCACTAAAAATCCCCTTCCCGTCGTACACAACTAGATCATCTTTGTTCTTGATGCCAAGAGCAGAAACAGCTGCAGCAAAGGCTTCCTCTGATGGCAACATGTGTGGTAACTGGTGCAATAAGATTCCACATTTTATAAACCAGAAGAAATACAAAAGGATCCAGAGAATTCATAGCAATGGTTTAAATCTATTATTGATAATAGGCCCCTCATCGAAACCCCAATATTCAAATTAACTTGGTTTGCATCATTTTCCAGCAAATATCAACAAAAAACAAACCATGAACAATAGATGCAGGAAAATTATCTCACTTTTGTTGTGCGGTCTGATATTCCATCTACGTCAAAGAAAAGGGCACCGGGAATGTGAGCAACCTACAAAAGTGAAAGactaaattaaagaaaaagttgTGACATTACAATGACCATTTAAAATGTTACAGAAAATCAGTTCATGGTTGGCACCTGATACTCTTGAAGTGGATTCCTTTGTTCATCGGGCATGTACCAAGATGCATCCAACACCTGAATAAGATAAGAAACACAATGAATAATCAACTTATAGAATCTAAAGGAATACATGTTACTGTTAGATACATTACTTCAAGCAGACTGAGCTGAATAACAAATGGTTCATGTAAAAATAGACAATTTAGGAGCAACCGAAGTGGGTACCTTCAAGTTAGGGTCCTTGATGTTAGCACGAAGCCAATCAACAGAAACAACAGGGTCATTAACAGACACATATTTTGTCGAGAAACTAGTTCTGTCCCCTGCTACTGAGGAAGCCATAGCGCGATGAATTTGAAACGTTTTAATCGTTGTGTGAGCAGAGTCCGTTGGTAAGTGAGATAATGTCTTTAGCTGCAATAGGAAACAATATCACTAATCCCCATATGAATCATTATAAATCTATATCTCTGAACTTGGCATTGTCTAAACTTAAAACAAACATCCCTAAAAAGCTAACTTTGACTAAAGTTGGAGTTATAacttaaaaacagaaaaatcaTCTAAAGTGTTACACAAAGTAAACAAATCCTAAGCAATTCCATTGCCATAAATTCATGAGAAAACTTTCTTGATTTTAATATGACCTTCATACCTTTGGAGAAAACCACAATTTCAGTAATTTTACAACATAGAGACTATGCCCCAAACTATAAAACCAATATCTATAGATAacaaaatcacatatattttgGCAAAGGATACCAACACAAC
Encoded here:
- the LOC115709268 gene encoding thiosulfate/3-mercaptopyruvate sulfurtransferase 1, mitochondrial, producing MASSLLARSLFGAHRFIHSSSPSQVRNPRFFSSFLNLKTLSHLPTDSAHTTIKTFQIHRAMASSVAGDRTSFSTKYVSVNDPVVSVDWLRANIKDPNLKVLDASWYMPDEQRNPLQEYQVAHIPGALFFDVDGISDRTTKLPHMLPSEEAFAAAVSALGIKNKDDLVVYDGKGIFSAARVWWMFRVFGHDRIWVLDGGLPRWRASGYDVESSASGDAILKASAASEAIEKVYQGQAVGPITFETKFQPHLVWTLDQVTSNIENKTHQLIDARSKPRFDGAVPEPRKGIRSGHVPGSKCVPFAQVLDASQSLLPADELKKRFNQEGISLESPVVTSCGTGVTACILALGLHRLGKPDVPVYDGSWTEWGSHSETPINTSE